The Fibrobacter sp. UWB2 genome window below encodes:
- the tet(O) gene encoding tetracycline resistance ribosomal protection protein Tet(O) → MKIINLGILAHVDAGKTTLTESLLYTSGAIAELGSVDEGTTRTDTMNLERQRGITIQTAVTSFQWEDVKVNIIDTPGHMDFLAEVYRSLSVLDGAVLLVSAKDGIQAQTRILFHALQIMKIPTIFFINKIDQEGIDLPMVYREMKAKLSSEIIVKQKVGQHPHINVTDNDDMEQWDAVIMGNDELLEKYMSGKPFKMSELEQEENRRFQNGTLFPVYHGSAKNNLGIRQLIEVIASKFYSSTPEGQSELCGQVFKIEYSEKRRRFVYVRIYSGTLHLRDVIRISEKEKIKITEMYVPTNGELYSSDTACSGDIVILPNDVLQLNSILGNEILLPQRKFIENPLPMLQTTIAVKKSEQREILLGALTEISDCDPLLKYYVDTTTHEIILSFLGNLQMEVICAILEEKYHVEAEIKEPTVIYMERPLRKAEYTIHIEVPPNPFWASVGLSIEPLPIGSGVQYESRVSLGYLNQSFQNAVMEGVLYGCEQGLYGWKVTDCKICFEYGLYYSPVSTPADFRLLSPIVLEQALKKAGTELLEPYLHFEIYAPQEYLSRAYHDAPRYCADIVSTQIKNDEVILKGEIPARCIQEYRNDLTYFTNGQGVCLTELKGYQPAIGKFICQPRRPNSRIDKVRHMFHKLA, encoded by the coding sequence ATGAAAATAATTAACTTAGGCATTCTGGCTCACGTTGACGCAGGAAAGACAACATTAACGGAAAGTTTATTGTATACCAGTGGTGCAATTGCAGAACTAGGGAGCGTAGATGAAGGCACAACAAGGACAGATACAATGAATTTGGAGCGTCAAAGGGGAATCACTATCCAGACAGCAGTGACATCTTTTCAGTGGGAGGATGTAAAAGTCAACATTATAGATACGCCAGGCCATATGGATTTTTTGGCGGAAGTATACCGTTCTTTATCCGTATTAGACGGAGCAGTATTATTAGTTTCTGCAAAGGATGGCATACAGGCACAGACCCGTATACTGTTTCATGCACTACAGATAATGAAGATTCCGACAATTTTTTTCATCAATAAAATTGACCAAGAGGGGATTGATTTGCCAATGGTATATCGGGAAATGAAAGCAAAGCTTTCTTCGGAAATTATAGTGAAGCAAAAGGTTGGGCAGCATCCCCATATAAATGTAACGGACAATGACGATATGGAACAGTGGGATGCGGTAATTATGGGAAACGATGAACTATTAGAGAAATATATGTCAGGGAAACCGTTTAAAATGTCAGAACTGGAACAGGAAGAAAACAGGAGATTCCAAAACGGAACGTTATTTCCCGTTTATCACGGAAGCGCTAAAAACAATCTGGGGATTCGGCAGCTTATAGAAGTAATTGCCAGTAAATTTTATTCATCAACGCCTGAAGGTCAATCTGAACTATGCGGGCAGGTTTTTAAGATTGAATATTCAGAGAAAAGGCGGCGTTTTGTTTATGTGCGTATATATAGCGGAACATTGCATTTGAGGGATGTTATTAGAATATCTGAAAAAGAGAAAATAAAAATCACAGAGATGTATGTTCCGACAAACGGTGAATTATATTCATCCGATACAGCCTGCTCTGGTGATATTGTAATTTTACCAAATGATGTTTTGCAGCTAAACAGTATTTTGGGGAACGAAATACTGTTGCCGCAGAGAAAATTTATTGAAAATCCTCTCCCTATGCTCCAAACAACGATTGCAGTAAAGAAATCTGAACAGCGGGAAATATTGCTTGGGGCACTTACAGAAATTTCAGATTGCGACCCTCTTTTAAAATATTATGTGGATACTACAACGCATGAGATTATACTTTCTTTTTTGGGGAATCTGCAGATGGAAGTCATTTGTGCCATCCTTGAGGAAAAATATCATGTGGAGGCAGAAATAAAAGAGCCTACTGTTATATATATGGAAAGACCGCTTAGAAAAGCAGAATATACCATCCACATAGAAGTCCCGCCAAATCCTTTCTGGGCTTCTGTCGGGTTGTCCATAGAGCCGCTCCCTATTGGAAGCGGAGTGCAGTATGAAAGCAGAGTTTCACTTGGATATTTAAATCAATCGTTCCAAAATGCGGTTATGGAGGGGGTTCTTTATGGCTGCGAGCAGGGGCTGTATGGATGGAAAGTGACAGACTGTAAAATCTGTTTTGAATATGGATTGTATTATAGTCCTGTAAGTACCCCCGCAGACTTTCGGCTGCTTTCCCCTATCGTATTGGAGCAGGCTTTAAAAAAAGCAGGGACAGAACTATTAGAGCCATATCTCCACTTTGAAATTTATGCACCGCAGGAATATCTCTCACGGGCGTATCATGATGCTCCAAGGTATTGTGCAGATATTGTAAGTACTCAGATAAAGAATGACGAGGTCATTCTGAAAGGAGAAATCCCTGCTAGATGTATTCAAGAATACAGGAACGATTTAACTTATTTCACAAATGGGCAGGGAGTCTGCTTGACAGAGTTAAAAGGATACCAGCCAGCTATTGGTAAATTTATTTGCCAACCCCGCCGCCCGAATAGCCGTATAGATAAGGTTCGGCATATGTTCCACAAGTTAGCTTAA
- a CDS encoding GH116 family glycosyl hydrolase, translated as MSIKEYLAGAKMSGSVQKLMTPGLAVEFIQPWYTPLSTTPSTTGIAVGGIGSTFTATPAGTTPVMNVMPGVQVRTEKPSDLRFNNFFFKEAVLSAKAALVIGNFAAFGIYNNNFPLLDESGARVFGDADMKDQKKAEAKLNKVLADKTFFETNKAAFERWHIQFSDRTQALIAAGKDTAAINRAVLIDFFDGMVGEKAAREGALTAAWTNDSEFLGQPGYDAAKMKYTALYPVSETVYEGKGVSITKTQSSYVTPGDERLSSLPVNATVFTLENNTKETREVTIVQIQDSITGYMAKKDRQGVQDSSFVLVPAARFPKGVQFDKELEDGRSVRGIEFYNEKALAESDFNGCMGVSVAWNKKDNLNVSVKPMFYQDDAKSVLKAALQSGRVANSWVKNVYSGRETIAGAIAVTAVLKPKQKVSFQFNMVLDFPEIKLNKLTSAKKYTAFYPEAYGRVVALLTEALAADKTFDDRLKAFENLVPKKPVAKLYKTAAKQAEFKSLAINTLSFLAEATVWDKEDRFLVRECADYPFFNSLDVYFYGSFSLLALMPRLDGVVMKRFGDAILAVNNNRRRHHEFVNLPYADLPDPKLEGPRAVRGAVIHDLGSPFDAEPDAYDWHNVKEWKDLAPKYVLMVYRHYHKTKDMQCLADCKEAVYAAMEYLEKMVNPGENFPLTHGTDDTFDNLCSYGISVYCGSLWIAGLRAAAKIAELLGDNDQAAKWNAKSEAANKEFTESLWDENEGYFRFFITPMEMKDLNVEKYAELREAVKVSLELPEDPNAGVKAINEWLCAGEIPDGEDLSKNELRGLKKAWITAQCKEAFTKSWEAKIANDCDDVFADTMLADTYLRLLDLEPITDSVKAKSNLLRIFNTNYKANSPLIGAANLVRKDGSPLDEFNFQAHDVWIGIQYSIMTAMMFHGLEKEASVLADSMIGNLYDEARVPFAAPEGFNGSCRLHPEALVAKFGLSATAADKMHKELLKKGALLADSRISPKLPRNLAAFTKAFGAIAKSNKVDVNELFTLLHSTALKYTAGKYFRPGMVFALLYK; from the coding sequence ATGAGCATTAAAGAATATCTTGCCGGTGCAAAAATGTCCGGCTCTGTCCAGAAGCTGATGACCCCGGGTCTCGCTGTGGAATTCATTCAGCCGTGGTACACCCCGCTTTCTACAACTCCTTCCACCACGGGTATTGCCGTGGGCGGTATCGGTTCTACGTTTACCGCAACGCCTGCAGGCACGACTCCCGTGATGAACGTGATGCCGGGCGTCCAGGTTCGCACCGAAAAGCCGTCTGACCTCCGCTTCAACAACTTCTTCTTCAAGGAAGCTGTCCTCAGCGCAAAGGCTGCGCTTGTGATTGGCAACTTCGCCGCATTCGGCATTTACAACAACAACTTCCCGCTCCTCGACGAGAGCGGCGCACGCGTTTTCGGCGACGCCGACATGAAGGACCAGAAGAAGGCCGAAGCCAAGCTCAACAAGGTTCTCGCCGACAAGACTTTCTTCGAAACGAACAAGGCCGCTTTTGAACGCTGGCACATCCAGTTCAGCGACCGCACCCAGGCTTTGATTGCTGCAGGCAAGGACACCGCCGCCATCAACCGCGCCGTGCTCATCGACTTCTTCGACGGCATGGTTGGTGAAAAGGCTGCCCGCGAAGGCGCCCTCACCGCCGCTTGGACAAACGACAGCGAATTTCTCGGCCAGCCGGGCTATGACGCCGCCAAGATGAAGTACACCGCCCTCTATCCGGTCAGCGAAACCGTTTACGAAGGCAAGGGTGTTTCCATCACCAAGACGCAATCCAGCTACGTGACTCCGGGCGACGAACGCCTCTCCAGCCTCCCGGTGAACGCTACCGTCTTTACGCTCGAAAACAACACCAAGGAAACCCGCGAAGTGACGATTGTCCAGATTCAAGACAGCATCACGGGCTACATGGCCAAGAAGGACCGCCAGGGCGTTCAGGACTCTAGCTTTGTTCTCGTTCCGGCAGCACGTTTCCCGAAGGGTGTGCAGTTCGACAAGGAACTCGAAGATGGCCGCTCTGTTCGCGGTATCGAATTTTATAACGAAAAGGCTCTCGCCGAAAGCGACTTCAACGGCTGCATGGGCGTAAGCGTGGCTTGGAACAAGAAGGATAACCTCAACGTTTCCGTGAAGCCGATGTTCTATCAGGACGACGCCAAGTCCGTCTTGAAGGCTGCACTCCAGAGCGGTCGCGTTGCAAACTCCTGGGTCAAGAACGTCTACAGCGGACGTGAAACGATTGCCGGCGCCATCGCCGTTACCGCAGTCCTCAAGCCGAAGCAGAAGGTCTCCTTCCAGTTCAACATGGTGCTCGACTTCCCGGAAATCAAGCTGAACAAGCTCACTTCCGCCAAGAAGTACACCGCATTCTACCCGGAAGCATACGGCCGTGTGGTCGCCCTCCTTACGGAAGCTCTCGCTGCCGACAAGACTTTTGACGATCGCCTCAAGGCATTTGAAAACCTTGTTCCGAAGAAGCCGGTTGCAAAGCTCTACAAGACCGCCGCCAAGCAGGCTGAATTCAAGAGCCTCGCCATCAACACGCTCAGCTTCCTCGCCGAAGCCACCGTGTGGGACAAGGAAGACCGCTTCCTCGTTCGCGAATGCGCTGACTATCCGTTCTTCAACTCTCTCGACGTTTACTTCTACGGCAGCTTTAGCTTGCTCGCCCTCATGCCGCGCCTTGATGGCGTTGTGATGAAGCGCTTTGGCGATGCCATCCTCGCCGTGAACAACAACCGTCGCCGTCACCACGAATTTGTGAACCTCCCTTACGCCGACCTCCCGGATCCGAAGCTCGAAGGCCCGCGTGCTGTGCGTGGCGCTGTGATTCACGACCTCGGTAGCCCCTTCGACGCCGAACCGGATGCCTACGACTGGCACAATGTTAAGGAATGGAAGGACCTCGCTCCGAAATACGTGCTCATGGTCTACCGTCACTACCACAAGACGAAGGACATGCAGTGCCTCGCCGATTGCAAGGAAGCCGTTTACGCCGCTATGGAATACCTCGAAAAGATGGTGAACCCGGGCGAAAACTTCCCGCTCACGCACGGTACGGACGATACGTTCGACAACCTCTGCAGCTACGGCATCTCCGTTTACTGCGGTTCCCTCTGGATTGCAGGCCTCCGCGCTGCAGCCAAGATTGCTGAACTCCTCGGTGATAACGACCAGGCCGCCAAGTGGAACGCCAAGTCCGAAGCCGCCAACAAGGAATTCACCGAATCGCTCTGGGACGAAAACGAAGGCTACTTCCGCTTCTTCATCACTCCGATGGAAATGAAGGACTTGAACGTCGAAAAGTACGCCGAACTCCGCGAAGCCGTGAAGGTATCGCTCGAACTCCCGGAAGATCCGAACGCTGGCGTGAAGGCCATCAACGAATGGCTCTGCGCAGGCGAAATCCCGGACGGCGAAGACCTTTCCAAGAACGAACTCCGCGGCCTCAAGAAGGCTTGGATTACGGCTCAGTGCAAGGAAGCCTTCACCAAGAGCTGGGAAGCAAAGATTGCTAACGACTGCGATGACGTGTTCGCTGATACGATGCTTGCAGACACTTACCTCCGCTTGCTCGACCTCGAACCGATTACCGACAGCGTGAAGGCCAAGTCTAACTTGCTCAGAATTTTCAATACGAACTATAAGGCCAACAGCCCACTCATCGGAGCTGCAAACCTTGTTCGTAAGGACGGTTCTCCGCTCGACGAATTCAACTTCCAGGCTCACGACGTTTGGATTGGTATTCAGTACAGCATCATGACCGCCATGATGTTCCACGGTTTGGAAAAAGAAGCCTCCGTGCTCGCCGATTCCATGATCGGAAACCTCTATGACGAAGCACGCGTTCCGTTTGCTGCACCGGAAGGATTCAACGGTTCTTGCCGCCTCCACCCGGAAGCTCTCGTTGCAAAGTTCGGCCTCAGCGCAACTGCCGCCGACAAGATGCACAAGGAACTCCTGAAGAAGGGCGCTCTCCTCGCCGACTCCCGCATCAGCCCGAAGCTCCCGCGCAATCTCGCCGCCTTCACGAAGGCTTTCGGCGCCATTGCAAAGAGCAACAAGGTCGATGTGAACGAGCTCTTCACGCTCCTCCACAGCACGGCACTCAAGTACACCGCTGGTAAGTACTTCCGTCCTGGCATGGTGTTCGCTCTGCTTTACAAGTAA
- a CDS encoding cysteine-rich KTR domain-containing protein, whose product MMKCEWILCPVCGSKTRNKIRKDTVLENYPLYCPKCRQERLIKVDNLKITVIKEPDA is encoded by the coding sequence ATGATGAAATGCGAATGGATATTGTGTCCTGTTTGTGGGAGCAAAACCCGTAATAAAATTAGGAAGGACACTGTTTTGGAGAATTATCCCCTTTATTGTCCAAAATGCAGACAAGAAAGATTGATTAAAGTTGACAACTTGAAGATAACTGTCATCAAAGAGCCAGACGCTTAA